Below is a genomic region from Posidoniimonas corsicana.
GCCCGCAAAGTTGGCTTCACCGCCCGGCCGGTGGTAGGCGGCGTGTTCATGCGGATGCTCTACAACGCCGACGCGTGGGACAAGTGGGCCTCGCGGGACGTGACCAATGCCGGCGACTACGCGCCGATGCCGATCCCGCCCAAGGTGACCGAGGTAGTCGCTTCGGCCGCCGACCGCAAGGCGACTGCGCCCATTTGGCGGTACACCACGTCCCGCCCGGGGGACGGCTGGCGGGCGCCAGGCTTTGACGACTCCGGCTGGCGGGTCGCAAAGGCAGGCTTCGGCGCCCACGGAACGCCCAACGCCCGGATCGGCGCCGAGTGGACCGGCCGGCGGATCTGGCTGCGTCGCGAGTTCGACATGCCTGCCGACGCACCGGCGGACGTCCGCCTGCACGTGCACTACGACGAGGACGCGGAGGTCTACATCAACGGCGTGCTGGCCGCCTCGCTGGGCGGCTACTCGACCGACTACGAGTTGGCGTTCATCCGCCCCGAGGCGCTCGCCACGCTGAAGCCCGAGGGCAACGTGTTTGCGGTCTCGTGCCGCAACCGCACCGGCGGCCAGTACATCGACGTCGGCCTCGCCACGGTCGAAGAGCAGACGCCCCGCGTCGCCGCCCAGCAGTGAAACAGCGACGTCCCGAAGCACTCAACCACCGCATGACCAAGCCGTCCGACAACCCGATCGCCCGCCGCAGGGTGCTGCAGTCGCTCGCGGCCACGGCCGTAGCGCCCGCAGCCCTGTCGCGGGCCGCGACCGGCGGCGGCGGTTCGGTCGAGAAGATCGTCGTCGATCCAACGCCGGTGCACGAGATCTCGCCATACTTGTACATGCAGTTCATGGAGCCGCTGGGCGTCACGGACAGCTCGGTCGAGGCCTCGTGGGACCACACCCGGAACGACTGGCGGGGCGACCTGGTGGACGCCACCCGCCGCCTGGCGCCGACCATGATGCGGTGGGGCGGCATCTACACCGACTTCTACCGCTGGCGGGAAGGGGTCGGCCCCCGCGACCAGCGGCCGCCGATGCTCAACCTGCAGTGGGGCGGCATCGAGTCGAATCAGGTCGGCACGGCCGAGTTTGTCGACTTCTGCCGCCGCGTTGGCGCCGACCCGCTGATGTGCGTCAACTTCGAGTCCGATGGACGTGAGCGCTTCATGCACGCCCAGGGCAGGCCCCGCTCGGGCGACGCCCAGGAGGCTGCCGACTGGGTCTCGTACTGCAACGACCCGGACAACGGCGAGCGGAAGCGCCACGGCCACCAGCAGCCGCTGACCATCAAGCACTGGCAGATCGGCAACGAGACCTCCTACGACCGCAACGGTTTCGACCTCGAGACCACCGCCCGCAAAACGGTCGAGTTCGCCCGGGCGATGCGCGAGCGGGACCCGTCGATCTCCATCATCGGTTGGGGCGACAGCGGCTGGGCGCCCCGGATGGCGGCGGTGGCCGGCGAGCAGATCGACATGCTGGCGTTCCACCAGATGTTCGACCCGGACAACCGCCGCGAGCCGGTGCTGCGCGGCGAGCGGTACCGCCGCGACCCGTCGGCGACCTGGCAGGTGCTGATGGACGCGTGGGAGAAGAACGACCGCAAGATCCGCGAGGTGCGCGACAGCCTGACCGGCGTCGACCTGCCGCTGGCGATGACCGAGTGCCACTTCGCAATCCCCGGACGCAACCGCTGCGACGTGCTGTCGACCTGGGCCGCCGGCGTGTCGTACGGTCGGATCCTGAACAACCACCAGCGGCACGCCGACGTGCTGAAGATCGCCACCGCCGCCGACTTCTGCGGCAACCGCTGGCAGGTGAACGCCGTCATGCTGCCGACCCCCGCCGGCTCCGGCGCAGCCTACCTGATGCCGGTCGCCCGCGTGATGCAGCTCTACCGCCACCACATCGGCGCCCACACAACGGACGTGAAACACACCCCGCCGGGGCTCGACGTGGTGGCGAGCCGCGGCGACGACAAGCTGTACCTGCACGTCGTGAACACGAATCAGAACCAGCCGGTCGAGGCGGTGCTTGATCTGGGCGACCTACCGACTGGCACCGCGGCCGCGCACCAGATCGCCGACGACCCGATGGTCGAGGTGTCGCACCTCAACAGCGACCGGGTGATGCAGATCAAAAAACGCGAGCTGCAACCAGGGCAGCCGTGGAAGTTCCCGGCCGCGTCGGTAACCGCCGTGGAGGTGTCCCTGCCCGCTTAGCCGCAGACCACCGCGCGGCGCAACAACTTACCAAGCTTGCTTGCTTCCCAATCGGCTGCCAGGATCCGAGAACGGAAGTTAGTGACCGACGCCCCCGCCGCTTGCGGCGGGGGCGTCACGTTTTTAGCCTGGAAGCATCTCCCCTCCCCACGCTCCCCGCCCCACACCTGCCGTTATGCCCCTCCGCGCCTCGTCGCTCGCATTGCTAACACTCCTCGCCCTCGGCGTCCGGGGCGCCGCGAATGCCGACGAATTGCCCGACCTGGTTCGGCACGTCAACACGCTGCAGGGGACCAACTCGCGGTTCGAGCTCACCCGCGGCAACACCTACCCAACCTGCGCGCTGCCGTTTGGCATGCACACCTGGACGCCGCAGACAGGTCACAACGGCGATGGCTGGAAGTACCAGTACCACAAGGACACAATCCGGGGGTTCCAGCAGGCCCACCAGTGCAGCTCGTGGAGCAACGACTACGCGGTGTTCTCGCTGATGCCCGTCGTCGGCGACCTGAAGGTCGACCAGCACGCCCGCGCCGCCCGCTTCAGCCACGACGATGAAGTCGGCAAGCCCCACTACTACGGCGTGAAGCTGGCCAACGGCGTGCAGACAGAGATCTCGCCCACGACCCGCGGCGCGATGCTGCGGTTCCGGTTCCCGGCCGAACGCGACGCGCACCTCGTGCTGGACGGCTACACCGGCCGGAGCGAGGTGCGTCTGGACCCCGATAACAACCGCATCGTCGGCTGGGTCCGCAACGGCCGCAACCAGCCGCGGGGCTTCGTGAACCACTTCGTCGTGCAGTTCGACACCCCGTACCAGGCGTTCGGCTGCTGGCGGGCGCGGTCGGGCGAGGTCGAACCCGGCCAGGACCAGGCCCGCGGTCGCGGCGCCGGCGCCTACGTCACCTTCCCTCCTGGCGCGGTCGTGCAGGCCAAGGCGGCGTCGTCTTATGTCTCGGCGGAACAGGCGGAGCTCAACCTGAACCGCGAGCTCGGCGACTACAACCAGCTTGAGGAGGTCAAGCAGGCCGCGGAGGAGGTCTGGAACCGGCACCTTGGCACGATCATGGTCGAGGGCGGTTCGGAGGAGCGTACCGACACGTTCTACTCGTGCTACTTCCGCGCCAGCCTGTTCCCGCGGAAGTTCTACGAGCGTGACGAGAACGGCGACCCCTTCTACCGCAGCCCGTACGACGGCGAGCTCCACCAGGGTTATCTGTACACGGACACCGGCCTGTGGGACACGTTCCGCGCCCAGATGCCGCTCAACGCCCTGCTCTACCCCGAGATGCACGGCCGCTACATGCAGGGTCTGATGGCCGCGTACCGGCAGTGCGGCTGGCTGCCGAGCTGGTCGTTCCCGGGCGAGGCGGGCAGCATGATCGGCAACCACGCCATCTCGCTGCTGACCGACGCGTGGGCCAAGGGAATCCACACGTTCGACCCCGCCGTGGCGCTCGAGGCGTACGATCACGAGTCGAGTGAGAAAGGCCCGTGGGGCCCCGCCAATGGCCGCCGTGGGGCAGACGTTATCGACCGGTTGGGATACCTGCCGTATCCCGAGTTCCGCGAGGGGACCGCCAAAACCCTTGAATATGCCTACGACGATTGGTGCGGCTACCACTTGGCGACCTTGACCGGGCACGACGACTACGCCCAGAAGTTCGCGGCTCGGATGCGGAGCTACCAGCATGTGTTCGACGCCGAGACCGGCTTCATGCGGGGCCGCGACGCCGACGGAAAGTGGAACGACCGTTTCGACCCGATCGAGTGGGGCGGCCCCTATACCGAGGGCTCGGCCTGGCACTGGGTGTGGTCCGTGTTCCACGACCCGGCCGGACTGGCCGAGCTGCTCGGCGGCGACCAGGCGTTCATCGCCAAGCTCGACGCGGTGTTCGACGCGCCGGCGGAGTTCAAGCCCGGCACGTACGGCGCCCCCATCCACGAGATGCGCGAGATGGTGCTCGGCCAGATGGGGCAGTATGCGCACGGAAACCAGCCGATCCAGCACATGCCCTACCTGTACGCGTACACGTCTGAGCCCTGGAAGGCGCAGCGGTGGACGCGTGAAGTGATGCGGAAGCTGTACAACGCCACCGAGGACGGCTACCCCGGCGACGAGGATCAGGGGCAGACATCGTCCTGGTTCGTGCTGAGCGCCCTGGGCTTCTACTCGGTCTGCCCGGGTGTCGACCAGTACGTGATCGGCAGCCCGGCCTTCGCGAAGGCGACCATCACGCTGGAGGACGGCGGCAAGTTCGTGGTCGAGGCGGATGGCAATTCGCCAGAGAACGTCTACATCCAGCGGGCCACCCTGAACGGCCGGCCGTTCGAGCGGAACTACCTGACTCATGAAGAGGTCACTAGCGGCGGGGTGCTGAAACTCCAGATGGGCCCGGAGCCCAACCGCGATCGGGGCGTCAGGCCACAAGACCGGCCGTACTCGGTCTCCACGGCGGCGGAGTAGACCGACGGCGGCCACGCTTGCCCGCGGCGACGCCAGCGGACAAGATGGGAGGCGTTCGCGGAGTCTGCCCCTTTCCTATCTCCCGCAGCTGGCATGCCCTGGTTCTGGATCGCACGACTTGTCTCCGCGTTTGTAGTAGTGGCGACCCTACTCCCACTGCTGCCTGTGGGGGCCTGGTGGGTGCGGGTTTGCGACTTCCCCCGCCTGCAACTCGCGGCGGTCTCGCTGCTGCCGGTGCTGCTGCTCGCGGTAGCGGGCGGGCAGGCGCCTTGGTTCGGCGAGCGTGGTCTGCTGGCGGCCGTTTGCCTGCTGGCCTTTGGTTGGCAGCTTTCCCATGTGGTCCGGTACACCGGCCTGACTTCACAGGAGGTCGCCCACGCGCCCGAGAACGCCGGTCAGGACTCGTTGCGGCTGGTGATCGCGAACCTCGAGTACACGAACGACCAGAAGCAGGCGATGCTCGAGAAGCTGCGGAGCACGCAGCCAGACGTGCTCCTGCTCATCGAGTTCGACGACGCCTGGGCCGAAGCGCTCGCGCCCCTCCAGCAGTCGCTGCCCCACCACAGCGGCACGGTCGAGGGCGAGGGGCTGGGCCTGACGCTGTGGTCGCGGCTGCCGCTGGAGGACCCCGAGGTGCGCTATCTGATAAGCGAACGGCGCCCTTCGATCCACACCGGGCTGGCCCTGCCAGGCGGCCGCAGCGTACGCCTGATCTGCGTCCACCCCACGCCGCCCGGCCTGCGGGACAGCACCGGCGAGGAGCGGCGCGACAGCCGCGTCCGCGACGCGGAGCTGGTGGTGGTCGCCGACGAGGTGGCCAAGAGCGGCGACACTCCCTGCATCGTGACCGGCGACTTCAACGACGTCGCGTGGTCGCACACCACGCGGCTCTTCAAGCGGCTCAGCGGGCTGCACGACCCGCGGGTGGGACGCGGCCTGTACAACACCTACCCGTCCCACTACCCGCTGCTGCGGTTCCCGATCGACCACGTGTTTGTTTCGCCCGGGTTCCAGCTCCGCGAGCTCAGCCGGATCGAGCTGCCCGGCTCCGACCACTTCGGCGTCATCGCCGACGTCGTCCCGCCGGCGGCCGCCGCGGAAGACCCCGGCGCAGGCGAGGGGGACCGGCAGGAGGCCGAGGAGATTCTGGAAGAGGGCAAGCAGGACGCCGAGCAACGCGACATCAAGTCCGACGAGGCGGACCAGCACACCCTGGGCGCAGGCCGGGTCGCCCCGCGAGTGGTGTGACCCGGCCTGCCGCCCTGACGGCGCCGGCGACGCGTGGCACAATACTCCCATGCTCGCCGAACTCCCCATCATCCCGCTACGCAACCTGGCGGTGACGCTCATCCCGGTCGCGGCGGTGCTCGCAATCCTGTGGCGGTGGTCGCTCGCCCCGTGGTCCGGCGTCTACGCCCTCGGCCGGATGCTCGCGCAGCTGCTCGTGATAGGGTACGTGCTGACTTTGGTTTTCCAGACCGATCAGCCCGCGGTGGTGGGGCTGGTGCTGACGGTGATGCTGCTGTCGGCCGGTTGGATCGCGCTCCGCACGGTGGACCGTCCCACCTGGCGACGCCGCGGCCGGGCGGTGCTCTCCATCCTGATTGGCGGCGGGGTCACGCTGGGCGTCTGCACCCAGGTGGTGCTGTCGCTCGAGACCTGGTTCGAGCCGCGGTACGTCGTCCCCCTGGCAGGGATGGCGTTGGCCAACGCGATGAACACTGTGAGCCTGGCCGCTGAGCGGTTTGAAGCCGAAACGGGCCGCGGAGTCCGCGCTTGCGAGGCCCGTGCAGCGGCCATGCGGGCCTGCATGATCCCCGCTACCAACGCGCTCTTGGCGGTCGGTCTGGTGTCGATCCCGGGCATGATGACGGGCCAGGTGCTGGCCGGCGTGGACCCGCTGATCGCGGCCCGCTACCAGATCATGGTGATGGCCATGGTGTACGGCTCAGCGGGCCTGTCGGGCGCGTGCTACCTGTGGTTCGAGTCCCGCCACGTCGGCGCGGACCCGCTCGATGACGGTACGCCTGCCCCGTGAGCGGCTACACGGCCGCCAGATCCCGCCCGTTGCCCGCGCGGAACTTGCAGACCAGGTCGAGCTGGTCCTTGGCGTCGTAGAACCGCAGCACGCTGCGGACGTGGTCGCGGACGGTGTTCTCGGTGATCGCCATCGACTCGGCGATCTCGGGCCGTCGCCGGCCGTCGAGCAGGTGCACCAGCACCACCCGCTGCGTCGGCGTCAGCTCGCGCACCACACGTGGGTTCAATACGGGCGCGCCGGCAAAGTGCAACCAATCCACGTTGGCGAGGATGATATGCGCGATCCGGCGGTGTCGGGCCGAGAACCGCTCGCGGCCGACGTGGCGGTACAGCCCGATCGCGCTGTACGTGTCGACCGAGCCGAGTGGGAAGATGCTGTACAAGAAGTCGTCGATGCCCCGGTCCAGGCGGTACTTCTTGATCGTGGGGTGGTTGTACCAGTCTTCGTCTGGCACCAGCTGGTCGCGTGTGCGCGTGAAGTGCTGCCCCTCAGCAAGAACGTGGCAAAGCGGCGCGTTCTCCGGAGGGGGCTGCTGCCCGATCTGGCTCGCCTCGAGCCAGCCAGCAAATTGCCCGTCGGTCAGGTCCTCGTGGATCGCGCCGACGCTCATCGGCGTGTCGGCCGAGTGGTCGCAGTACGAGACCGTCCACAACCACCCGTCGGCCCCGGTCAGTTCCTTGAGCCGCCGCATCAGCAGCCGCTTGCGCGCGTTGACGTCGCCTTCGTTCCCGGCGACCTCGCCGAGCAGCTTGGCGATCGCCACCGCGTCCTCGATCAGGATCATCTCCTGATCACTCGGCGATGACTCCTGATCCGACATCCGCGCACTCCCAGGATTCGCTAGCAGGGGAACCCGTAGGATGGATCCCCCCCAGGGGTGATACGAAAAGTAAACTTAGCGAACATAATCGGCGGATAGTAGGGCGCGGGGCCGGCGTCGTCCACAACTGCGGGGATTCGACTCACCCGGGCCCGGTGAAGAATCGATGAACAGACTGGCCCGCGGGCGCTTGGGAACTAGCTTTCCAGTAGGCCGCCGGGCCTCGAGGGAACTTGGTGAACCTCGCCGCCGTGCGCGGCGTCCGATAGCCGACCGCAGGCAACCCGGCGGACGGCTACGAAAAGTTTCCAAGCCCGCCGCATCCCCGGCGAACACCAAGACACAACCCTTCGAAACACCGCCACCGCAGGACACACAAGCGTCTCGCAACCCCGCCAAATGGCCCCTGGCCTACGGAACAGGCCGATAGCAACCGCGTTCGGGATAGACCGAAGTCAGGGGCCATTTGGCGGGGATGTGACGCCGCCAGCCGCGTGCTAGTACGCGTTCTCCTGCTTCAGCACCACCAACGCCGTGCGGACCAGGATCTTGAGGTCCATCCACAGCGACCAGTCACGGATGTACTGGTGGTCGTAGCGGACGCGGCCCTGCATCTTGTCGAGGGTCTCGGTCTCGCCGCGGAAGCCCATGACCTGGGCCAGCCCCGTGATGCCCGGCTTCACCTTGTGGCGGAGCATGTAACCGTCGATCAGCGTGCGGTACTGCTCGTTGTGCGCGGTGGCGTGTGGGCGGGGGCCGACCAGGCTCATCGTTCCCTGCAGCACGTTGAACAGCTGCGGCAGCTCGTCCAGCGAGGTCCGTCGCAGCACGGCGCCCAGCGGGGTGATGCGGCTGTCGCCGCGGGTCGCCTGCCGCACCACGGGGCCGTTGTCTTCGGTCCGCATGCTGCGGAACTTCCAGACCAGGATCTCGCGTCCGTCCAGGCCGTACCGCTTCTGGCGGAAGAACACGGGGCCGCGGCTGGTCAGCTTCACCGCGGCCGCGATTACCGCCATCGGCGCCGCCAACAGGGCCAGGAGCAGCGAACCAAACAGCAGGTCGCAGAACCGCTTGAACAGGCCGTCGACGCCGTGCAGCGGGTTCTCGTGCACACTCACCGCGGGCAGGCCATCGATGTTGGTCCAGCGGGCGTGCATCAACTCGAACACGAAAAAGTCCGGCACGATGTACACGCTGGCGGTCGTGTCAGAAAGCTTCGACAGCACGTTGCGGATCCGCTGCTCGGCCCGCATGGGGAAGGTGATGTAGACCGACTCCACACGGCCGCTGCGGCAATCGGCGACGAGCTGGTCGAGGTCACCGGCGCGGTCGCCCGCGTCGGCCACCCGGCCCGCGTCCTCGCCCACGCCCCGGTCGTCGTAGAACCCGCCGACACGCAGGCCGAGGCTCGGGCAGCCGTTCAGGTTCTCGGCGAGCTGCAGGCCCAGCTCATTGGCGCCGCAGATCGCGACCGTGCGGGTGTTGAGGCCGCGCTTGCGGAGCGCCTTCTGCACGCCCCGGATAGCGACCCGGATTGCCATCATGGACAGCGGGGCGGCGACCAGCCAGGCGACCTTGGTCTCGTAGGTGAAGCGGACGTTGTAGTGCGACACCAGGCCGACGCCCAGCAGGCCGGCGATGGCGTAGCCCCAGGTCATGGCGATGCACCCCAGCTCGCGGCGCAGCCGGTCGCCCCGCCAGCTGTGGTAGACGCCGGTCACCTCGGCCGCGACGTGCATCGCCAGCACCGCGGCGGCCGAGATGATCAGCCACTCGTTGGCCAGCGTGTGCCCCGCCTCGCCGCCGGTCGGCGTGGCCTGCAGCGCCACGTACAGCGTGCCGGCGATCGCAACCGCGTCCAGCAGTCGGTGGACGCCGTGGAGGACAGAGCTGTGCTGGCGGATGCCGCGGGTGGTCGAGTTCATCGGGAGGGCTCACGGTGTCGGTGGCGGAACGCCCAGACTGATTGCAAGCCCGGCGCCAGTGGGCCGGACGCTAGAAAACAACGGGAAACGCAGGCCCCGGGCGGCCTGCCTGCGGGGGCGTGTGGCGAAATGTCAACCGGTCGTTGACGCCCGTCGACAACCGCCCGGCCAGGGCCGCAGGCCGCTGCGGCGGCCGCGGGGAACTCACAGCTACCTCAATCCGTCCAACTGGCGTATCCTGTCCTGCGACGGACCTCCCCCGCCTACCGGAACGAACAGGCGCCATGATTCAACGGAAGAAGTTCTTGCTGCTGCTCCCCGCGGCGGCGTTGCTCTCGATGGCCTTCGCCCAAGACCCACCGCCACTGCCCGGCCAGCGGGCCGCCGATCAGGGCAACTGGAAGCTGGCGTACGACACCCTCAGCGCCGGCCTGCTCGGCAAGAACCTGCCCGATGACGAGCTGGTCCCCGCGATCGGTCAGTGCGTCAACAGCCTGGCCCAGCTAAACCGCGTCGCGGAGACCGACGCCTTCCTCGAGGCGGTGGCGGCGGCCTACCCGAAGAACCCCGGCGTGCTGCTAAAGGTAGCGCAGTCGTATGAAAACCTGCCCCACTACGGCGCGATGGTCGCCGGCGAGTTCCGCCGCGGCGGCGTGCGTGGGCGGGCGAAGGTGGTCAATTCGTACGAGCGCGACCGCGTCCGGGTGCTGCAGCTGCTGCGCGACGCGTCGCAGCTCGACGGCGAGCGCTCCCCGGGTGGTGTCGCGCGGGCCTTGATCGATGCTTTGATGGGCGGCCGCTTCCAGCAGCAGGCCTGGCAGCTCCAGCTGCTGACCAACCTCGACGAGCTGCCCGACTACGAGGACGGCTGGGGCCGCGGCGGGGGCGGCCAGGGTGCGCCAGTCGACGCCGACGGCGAGCCCGTCTTCTACGCCCTGCCCGACTCCTGGGACGCCGCCCGCAACGACGGCGAGCGCTGGCGGTGGGCCCTCGAGCAATACGCCGGCCACGGCGACTACGAGCGGTCGCAGGCGTTGCTGATGCGCGCCCGGTTCCTGGAGAGCCAGTTCGGCGTGCAGACGATGGCCCAGTACTTCCCGCTGCTCAACCAGGACAGCGGCAACGAGGCCAGCATCTTCACGCTGCACACCCTCGCCGAGGACGAGACCATCGCCCGCCTGGCCACCGGCGTGCGGCGGTTCAAGCTCCCCGCCGACCAGAACCACATCAAGCTCTACCAGGAGGTGCTCCAGAACCCGTCGGCCCAGCAGCTCAAACACCCGCTGGTTCAGGCCGCCAGTTCGTTGGCCCAGTTGTTCCAGAACCGCCGTCAGTACCCGCGAGCGGTGGAGTACTTCGACGCGGCGCTCGAGCACGCCACCGAACGGCAGCGCGAGTCGTTCCAGAGATCACGAGAGCAGATCGTGGGTGACTGGGGCGAGTTCCAGCCAACCGAGCCGCAGCCCGCCGGTCAGGGCGCGACGGTCGAGTACCGCTTCCGCAACGCGGGTTCGGTCCACCTGACCGCCAAGCAGATCGACATCCGCAAGCTGCTGATGGACGTGAAGGCGTACCTCGACTCCCGCCCGGAAAAGCTTGAATGGGAGGAGCTCGACATCAGCAATGTCGGGCACCGGCTGCTCAGGGAGGGCCAGGAGCAGTACCTGGGCGAGGTCGCCGCCGAGTGGGACCTGGACCTCGACCCGCCGGCCGACCACTTCGACCAGCAGATCACCATCACCACGCCGCTGCAAAAGTCGGGCGCGTACTGGCTGACCGCCAAGCCGGCCGACGGCGCAGTCAGCCACACCGTGCTGTGGCTGGCGGACACGGCTATCGTCCGCAAGCCGCTGGACGGCAAGCAGCTGTACTTCGTCGCCGACGCCAAGAACGGCCGGCCGGTGGCCGGCGCCGCCATCGAGTTGTTCGGCTTCCGCCAGCGGGCCGTCGAAGACCGCCCCAACCGCTACCAGGTCGACACCCAGCGGTTCGCCGAGAAGACCGACGCCGGCGGCCTCGTCCGCGTCGACGTGGCCGAGAAGCCCCGCGAGCCCAACTACCAGTGGCTGGCGATCGCCACGACCGTCGACGGCCGCTTCGCCTACCTCGGCTTCGACGGGTTCGGCCGGTCGCGGCTGCACCGCCAGCAGTACAACCAGACCAAGGCGTTTGTCATCACCGACCGGCCGGTCTACCGCCCGGGGCAGAAGGTGCACTACAAGGCCTGGGTCCAGCGCGCCGAGTACGGCGCCGCGGAGAACACCTCGGAGTTCGCCCACAAGTCGTTCCGCGTCGAGCTGACCGACGGCCGCAACGAGAAGGTGCAGGAGGTCACGCTGACGTCCAACGCCTACGGCGCGATCGAGGGCGAGTACGAGCTGCCCGACGGCGCCACGCTGGGCGCCTACCAGCTAAATGTGCTGGGGCACGGCGCCGGTGGGTTCCGGGTTGAGGAGTACAAGAAACCCGAGTACGAGGTCACCGTCGAGGCGCCCCACGACGGCGTTGCGCTCGGCGAGAAGTTCACCGCCAAGATCGAGGCCCGCTACTACTTCGGCTCGCCGGTCGTGAACGCGGTCGTCAAGTACAAGGTCACGCGCACCAAGCGGGACGCCGACTGGTTCCCGCCCCGCCCCTGGGACTGGCTCTACGGGCCGGGCTACGGCTGGCTAGGGTGCGATTACGACTGGCACCCCGGCTTCCGCCATTGGGGCGTCCGCTGCCCGACACCGGGCTGGTGGCCCTGGCGGCAGCCGGACCCGCCCGAGGTGGTCGCCGAGGGCGAGACGCCCATCGGCGCCGACGGTTCGATCGAGGTCGAGATTGACACCTCGCTCGCCAAGGCGCTGCACCCCAACTCCGACCACAACTACCACATCGAGGCCCAGGTGGTCGACGAGTCGCGCCGCACCATCGTCGGCGCCGGCGACGTCCTGGTCGCCCGCCAGCCGTACCGCGCGTACGTCTGGACCGACCGCGGGCACTACCGCGTAGGCGATCCGCTGGAGGCACGGGTCGCGGTCCGGTCCGCCGGCGGCGAGCCGCTCGCCAAGACCGGGGTGCTGCGGCTGCTGAAACTCACCTACAGCGGCGACGGGCAAGAGCCCGAAGAGACCGAGGTCCGCCGCTGGGAGCTCGCCACCAAGGCCGACGGGCTCGCCAGCCTGCAGATCAAAGCATCGGAGCCCGGCCAGTACCGATTGTCGTTCACCTCCAAGACAGATGCCGGGCAAGAGATCGAGGGGGGCCACGTCTTTACGATCGCCGGCGAGGGTTTTGACGGCGCCGGGTTCGCTTTCAACGACCTTGAGATCGTCCCCGACAAGGCCGAGTACCTCACCGGCGAGAAGGTCCGGCT
It encodes:
- a CDS encoding alpha-2-macroglobulin family protein → MIQRKKFLLLLPAAALLSMAFAQDPPPLPGQRAADQGNWKLAYDTLSAGLLGKNLPDDELVPAIGQCVNSLAQLNRVAETDAFLEAVAAAYPKNPGVLLKVAQSYENLPHYGAMVAGEFRRGGVRGRAKVVNSYERDRVRVLQLLRDASQLDGERSPGGVARALIDALMGGRFQQQAWQLQLLTNLDELPDYEDGWGRGGGGQGAPVDADGEPVFYALPDSWDAARNDGERWRWALEQYAGHGDYERSQALLMRARFLESQFGVQTMAQYFPLLNQDSGNEASIFTLHTLAEDETIARLATGVRRFKLPADQNHIKLYQEVLQNPSAQQLKHPLVQAASSLAQLFQNRRQYPRAVEYFDAALEHATERQRESFQRSREQIVGDWGEFQPTEPQPAGQGATVEYRFRNAGSVHLTAKQIDIRKLLMDVKAYLDSRPEKLEWEELDISNVGHRLLREGQEQYLGEVAAEWDLDLDPPADHFDQQITITTPLQKSGAYWLTAKPADGAVSHTVLWLADTAIVRKPLDGKQLYFVADAKNGRPVAGAAIELFGFRQRAVEDRPNRYQVDTQRFAEKTDAGGLVRVDVAEKPREPNYQWLAIATTVDGRFAYLGFDGFGRSRLHRQQYNQTKAFVITDRPVYRPGQKVHYKAWVQRAEYGAAENTSEFAHKSFRVELTDGRNEKVQEVTLTSNAYGAIEGEYELPDGATLGAYQLNVLGHGAGGFRVEEYKKPEYEVTVEAPHDGVALGEKFTAKIEARYYFGSPVVNAVVKYKVTRTKRDADWFPPRPWDWLYGPGYGWLGCDYDWHPGFRHWGVRCPTPGWWPWRQPDPPEVVAEGETPIGADGSIEVEIDTSLAKALHPNSDHNYHIEAQVVDESRRTIVGAGDVLVARQPYRAYVWTDRGHYRVGDPLEARVAVRSAGGEPLAKTGVLRLLKLTYSGDGQEPEETEVRRWELATKADGLASLQIKASEPGQYRLSFTSKTDAGQEIEGGHVFTIAGEGFDGAGFAFNDLEIVPDKAEYLTGEKVRLQVSTARTGSAVLLFVRPANGVYPEPRLVQLDGKSTVVEIDVKQSDMPNLIVEATAVGGARVLQAVRDIAVPPVSKVLKLELLTGAKAYKPGQEATVQLRLTDEEGKPVVGDTALTIYDKSVEYISGGSNVGDIRKHFWDWRHTHHPNRSDSLSHTGYNLVPPGQLGMQRLGVFGDQIQTKTAVLGRGRDSGMGGMRMMSRGAPMPAMAPAGAVMDAVDMEMSEFAADSAPADGEQPLVEPAVRSEFADTALWRGSLETNSDGIGEVSLKMPENLTTWKVSAWGMGHGARVGQGTAEVVTRKNLLVRLQTPRFLVETDEVFLSANVHNYLEQEKRVTVRLELDGGALESPSQLTQEVDVPAGGDRRVDWRVTAMKEGQAKVRAFALTDEESDAMELSFPVRVHGVLKQDAYSGVIAADAQRGAFEIQVPAKRRAEQTRLEVRYSPTLAGAMVDALPYLIDYPHGCTEQTLNRFLPAVVTQQTLIDLGVDLQAIKDKQTNLNPQELGPAADRQARWRRYDRSAVFDQAELDKIVKAGVRRLTDMQLTDGGWGWFSGYGEHSWPHTTAVVMRGLLVAKQNDVAILPDVLDRGRQWLENHQQGELAKLNNVDADGNVRDDSKPHKRRADNLDALVYLTLVEAGESSPPMRDFLYRDRTGLAPYSLATFGLALHKEGDQVEKRDMVVQNLKQFVRTDDENQTAYLDLGGGSWWYWYGSEYEAQAYFLKLLAATEPEGDLASGLVKYLLNNRSHATYWNSTRDTALVVEAMADYLRATNQAQPDLAVEVWLDGEKRKEVKITADNLFSFDNALVIEGAALAPGRHTVELRKTGEGRLFYNGYLTNFTLEDDIRATGLEVRVERKLYKLTRADQPTQVAGGRGQAVGQRTEKYSREEITNLASVQSGDLVEVELTLESKNDYEYLLITDPKAAGFEPVEVQSGYNGNEIGAYVEYRDQSVNLFARRLARGDRSVSYRLRAETPGRFSALPTQVEAMYAPEVRGNSNEIKVRVVEGATAAQAE